One region of Eubalaena glacialis isolate mEubGla1 chromosome 6, mEubGla1.1.hap2.+ XY, whole genome shotgun sequence genomic DNA includes:
- the LOC133093658 gene encoding large ribosomal subunit protein uL22-like, with protein sequence MHIRKATKYLKGVTLKKQCVPFRCYNGGVGRCAQAKQWGWTQGRRPKKSAEFLLHMFKNAESNTELKGLDVDSLVIEHIQVNKAPKMQHRTYRGHGRINPYMSSPCHIEMILTEKEQIVPKPEEEIAQKKKISQKKLKKQKLMAWE encoded by the coding sequence ATGCATATCCGAAAAGCCACCAAGTATCTGAAGGGTGTCACTTTAAAGAAGCAATGTGTGCCATTCCGTTGTTACAATGGTGGAGTCGGTAGGTGTGCCCAGGCCAAACAATGGGGCTGGACACAGGGTCGGAGGCCCAAAAAGAGTGCTGAATTTTTACTGCACATGTTCAAAAATGCAGAGAGTAATACTGAACTTAAGGGCTTAGATGTAGATTCTCTGGTCATTGAGCACATCCAGGTGAACAAAGCCCCCAAGATGCAGCACAGGACTTACAGAGGTCATGGTCGGATCAACCCATACATGAGCTCTCCCTGCCACATTGAGATGATCCTCAcagaaaaagaacagattgttcctaaaccagaagaggagattgcccagaagaaaaagatatcccagaagaaactgaagaaacaaaaacttatggcCTGGGAATAA